The Nitrospirota bacterium genome has a segment encoding these proteins:
- a CDS encoding HAMP domain-containing protein: MHLKIRTKLLSGFFAIIFPFLFIIGIIIVYNQNALNNAFKTLEIMSIELNTIHDLRSAMEMGLMPGNDYLITGDKRYIENFHGYAEDIEERLKDATDILIRLEKLEVSEGTEEKAILNEERIILSEVKTAWQNMRELSLKIFELPNPIGNRTAAKLMEEMDYKWVYPAAERLNKWLAIDSEEYNEALNIVNNVWERSWIIMFAGFTVLVVAGVLFSFYFAEQFVKPINTLNEMGHAVISGNYKSRVDVKSGDELEQLAAAMNKMAEQIESLQSTAENMIVVGRQKAKDTN; encoded by the coding sequence ATGCATCTGAAGATACGCACAAAACTGCTTTCCGGTTTTTTTGCCATAATATTTCCGTTCCTGTTCATCATCGGCATTATCATAGTATACAACCAGAATGCGCTTAACAATGCCTTTAAGACTCTTGAAATCATGTCTATAGAACTGAACACCATACATGATCTCCGCTCGGCAATGGAAATGGGCTTGATGCCGGGCAACGATTACCTTATAACCGGAGATAAGCGTTATATTGAGAATTTTCACGGCTATGCCGAGGATATAGAGGAACGCTTGAAAGATGCAACCGATATATTAATCCGCCTTGAGAAACTGGAAGTTTCCGAAGGAACCGAAGAAAAGGCAATACTGAATGAGGAAAGGATAATATTATCCGAGGTCAAAACCGCATGGCAGAATATGAGAGAGCTTTCCTTGAAGATATTTGAACTCCCTAATCCGATTGGCAATAGAACTGCTGCAAAACTTATGGAGGAGATGGATTATAAATGGGTCTACCCTGCCGCTGAACGGCTGAATAAATGGCTCGCAATAGATTCAGAGGAATATAATGAGGCGTTGAATATAGTCAATAATGTATGGGAAAGATCCTGGATAATCATGTTCGCCGGCTTTACCGTACTTGTCGTGGCAGGCGTTTTATTTTCATTTTACTTTGCCGAACAGTTTGTAAAACCCATAAATACCCTCAATGAAATGGGCCACGCCGTAATCAGCGGCAATTACAAAAGCAGGGTTGACGTTAAGTCAGGCGATGAACTTGAACAGCTTGCAGCCGCAATGAACAAAATGGCCGAACAGATTGAATCGCTGCAGTCTACCGCTGAAAATATGATTGTTGTGGGACGGCAGAAGGCAAAAGATACTAATTAA